Proteins encoded by one window of Phytohabitans houttuyneae:
- a CDS encoding acetyltransferase — protein MRDLVIVGAGGFARETAAAVRAVNEVRAAWRLRGFLDDDPALHGTERSGVPILGGIDHLADLPGAAVLVCIGNPRHYGTRERVVGKLSLPPDRYATIVHPTAQVGSGSLVGPGTVLLAGVVLTADVTVGAHVAVMPQAVLTHDDVVGDFATIASGARLGGSALLERGSYIGAGALIREGVTIGARSLVGMGSVVLGDVPPDEIWVGNPARKLRSTSDTLTGATS, from the coding sequence GTGAGGGATCTGGTCATCGTCGGTGCCGGCGGGTTCGCGCGGGAGACCGCGGCGGCCGTCCGGGCGGTCAACGAGGTACGTGCGGCCTGGCGGCTGCGCGGCTTCCTCGACGACGACCCGGCGCTGCACGGCACCGAGCGCTCCGGCGTGCCGATCCTCGGCGGCATCGACCACCTCGCCGACCTGCCCGGCGCCGCCGTGCTGGTGTGCATCGGCAACCCGCGGCACTACGGCACGCGGGAGCGCGTGGTGGGCAAGCTGTCCCTGCCCCCCGACCGGTACGCGACGATCGTCCACCCCACCGCCCAGGTCGGCTCGGGCAGCCTTGTCGGGCCCGGCACCGTGCTGCTGGCCGGTGTGGTGCTGACCGCCGACGTCACAGTCGGCGCGCACGTCGCGGTGATGCCGCAGGCCGTGCTGACGCACGACGACGTGGTCGGCGACTTCGCCACGATCGCGTCCGGCGCGCGCCTGGGCGGCAGCGCACTGCTGGAGCGCGGCTCGTACATCGGTGCCGGCGCCCTCATCCGCGAAGGCGTCACGATCGGCGCCCGCTCGCTCGTCGGGATGGGCTCGGTCGTCCTCGGCGACGTGCCGCCCGACGAGATCTGGGTGGGAAACCCCGCCCGCAAGCTGCGGTCCACCTCCGACACCCTGACAGGAGCCACGTCATGA